ACCATCATCCGGACCCGGAAGCCGTCGAGCCGCTCATCGAGCAGCACGTCAACCCCTACCTCCACGACGAGGACTATCGCATCACCACGGGCATGCTCTGTGTCGAACTCGCCCGGATGATCGACCCCGACCTCACCGATGATCTCACACACGTCCCCGCTGTCGCCGGGCTTTCGGACCGATCCGAGGCCGAGGCGATGCGGGACTACGTCGCCTTGGCGAGCGAGCAGGGCTACGACGAGAGTGACCTGCGCGACATCGGCGAAGCGCTGGACTACGCGACCCACTGGCTTCGCTACAACTCCGGTGAACAGCTCATTACCGACGTGCTGAACGTCGACTGTGACGACCGCGAGCGGCACGAGGAAGTCGTCGAGTTCCTCGCTGAGCGCGCCGAGCGCGACGTGGCCGACCAGCTTGACGCCGCGATGAGCCACGTCGACCACGAGCGACTCGACAACGGTGCACACCTCTACACCATCGACGTGGAGAACCACGCCCATCGCTTCACCTACCCTGCGCCCGGAAAGACGACCGGCGAAATCCACGACCGGAAGGTCGCGGAGACCGGCGACCCCGTCATCACCATCGGCTACGGTCCGGACTTCGCCGTCCTGCGCTCGGACGGCGTTCGACTGGACATCCCGCGGATGGTCACCGAACTCACCGAGGAGGTCGACGGCGGCGGCGTCTCCGGCGGCGGCCACCTCGTCGTCGGCTCCATCAAGTTCGTGAAAGGCATGCGCGAGACGGTCATCGACGCGCTCGTCGAGAAAATGGCCGAGGCCGAAATCGACGAGGAACTCGGCAGCTCGACAGCACTGCCGGAAGAAGTGTAACGGCTCCAGACGTCCTTTTTAACCCCCGAACGAAACTCGACGAGCGGCGAGTCCAGCGACCACGAGAAGTCCGAACAGGGCGACAACGACTCCGACCGGCGTGTCGAACCCCCCGGCTGCCCAGTCGGCGTCAAAGACAGCGCCGAAATAGTCGGCTGCGTCGCTGCCGTGCAGCACCAACAGGACTTCCCGATTCGAGGTCGCCGCTTGTTCGTTCCAGTTGAGACTGCCGACGACGACGCGCTCGTCGTCGATGACCGCGCCCTTTGCATGGATTTTCTCGTAGCGACCATCGGGGGTAGATACCTTGGCTGTCAGCGGCGCGTCGTTGCGGTCGGCCCACTCCTGAAACCGCTGTGCTGTCTGCGTGTTCTCCTCGCGGACGTACCACGCGTCACTCAGCAGTAGGCGGACCTCGACGCCGCGCGACGCGGCCCGGCGGAGCGCCCGCAGAAGTGGGCTCTCCCAGTCTCCGACTGTCGGCTGGATGACGTCGATGGAGTCGTCCGCGCCGTCTATCGTCGCAACGAGGTTACCCTGAGCGTTGTCTGGTGTTATCAAGAGATCCGTCCGCTGGACAGACACCGATTCTGCCCGGAACTCGGTCGGATACGTTCCGGTCGCTGGCTCGGCCCGCTCGAACCGTCGGCCCTCACGGTACTCTCTCCACCGCTCGCTGTCCTGCCAGCCGGTATCGGACTGGAACGTCTGATTCAGTCCGTTGACGACCCGCGGCTGTGCCGTGACCACCCCCCAGCCCCGGCTGCTGTTGCCGCCGGTGCCGGCGGGCTTCCAGTTCTCCGTCAGCACGACGGCCTGTTGGTCGGCGACGGCGTACTTCGCGTGGTGGTAGCGGTATCTGGCACGTGGTCCCGTCAGTACCTGCACGGACACGCCGGCCTCGGCTAGCCGGTCGAGCGTGCTGGCTTCTGCGGCGGTGCGGCTGCCGACCGGTTCTCCCTCAAGCAGGACGCGGACCGTCGCGCCGCGGCGCTGTGCGGCAATGAGGGCGTCGGCGACTCTGGCAGAGGAGAGCGTGTAGCCAGCCAGATACACCCGCTCAGTGGCGTTCTGTATCGGTCGAATCGGAGCAGCGGGCGAGTCCGGGAGTGCGAACGCCCGCACCTCGCCACCGGCGGCCCTGACAACTGGACGATCCGTCACACCCAGCGGCCGCCAGCGAATGACCGAGCCGTTCACAACGCCGAGTTCCCCCTCTACGGCGTCTCTGTATCGGACGGCGTCGACAGTCTGATTGGCACGCTGAAGCCGGATTCGCTCACCGCTGTTTGCCAGCGCGAGATGTCCGTCGAGACTGACGACTGGCCAGTCGGTGAGCTTCCGTGTCCGGTTCGGTGCTGTCGAGAGGACGACGCGCCCGCGGGCGGTGGTGTTCGGAACGGCGGCGGTGCCATCGCCGTCGGTGATGGCGTAGTTCCCGGGCTCGGCTCCGGCAGGCACGTCCAGTACGACAAACTCCCCCTCGTCGCCGCCGGCGATGGGGTCAGGGTATACCGCGTGAATTGACGGTTCTGCGGGAGTGCTGGCTGTTGTTGGGGCTGAAGTCGCCTGTCCGGTGGCGATATACGGCCCTATCGCGACAAGGACGAGCAAGCAACAGACAAATGGAGCGAGCGACCGCATCGGGGCGTCTGGCCGCCCGTTCGTATAAAAAGGTTCTCCGACTCAGGCGCTTGCCGCTTTCTCAGCTTCGGCCTGAACGAGATACGCGCGGTCGTCGGTGTAGCGGGCGGCTTCATCGAGTGCCGCCTCGGTCCCGATCTGCCGAAGCGCCCACGCGGCTGAGGCACGCACGGAATCGCTGTCGTCGGATTTGAGGATGCCGCCAAGCGGCTCGATAGCGCGGGTGTCACCGAGCAGGCCCAGCGTTCGGGCCGCGACTGAGCGGACTTCCTCGCTGTCAGCGTCGAGCCGGTTGGCGACCGGCTGGACCGACTCCGAGCTGCCGATAGCGCCCAGCGCGCGCAGCGTGACCTTCTGGAGCGCGGGGTCGCCATCGCCATCGATGTAGTCGTGTAGCGTCTCGGTCGCACGCTCGTCGCCGATTTTCCCCAGTACCTCGATTGGCCCTTTCTCGCGTTTCTGGGCCTTCTGGTGCATCGCATCGAAGGCCGGTTCGGCGTCGCTCCCGAGGTTGTACAGGAGGTCGACGATGTAGCCGTCGAAGAACTCCGACCCGAGCTTGTCGTAGGCGAACAGGACCTGCTCGAAGTTTCCTGCCTCGGCGTGGAGCTTCGCGGCGTTCCACTCCGGCGGGAAGTCCTTCCGGTTCTCGTTGGTCAGCACATCGTAGAAGTCGCGGGCATCGAGTTGCTCCTGTACCGTCAGGTCGTCCCAGACCTCGGCCTCGTCGAGCCCTGTTTCCAGCGCCTCCGCTGCTTCGAGGAGTCCTTGGATAGTCTCCGTATCCTCGTCGGGGTCGAGGTTTTCGGACTCGATTGCATCAGCGACTGTTCCCAGCGCGTCCCCGGCGGCGACGAAATCCCCGCCCGTGTCGGCGTCGTGGCTGACGAACTCGGCGCTCTCGTCGAGGAACGTCTCGACGGCCTCTTGTGCCTCTCCCTCGCCGTCGTCGGTCCACTCGCTGTCGGTGACGGTGTCTTCCGCATCGGAGACGGTGGCGACCACGTCCTCGGCGTAAGGGCCACGCTGTGCGTCGAGGTCCTCGCGCAGGTCCGAGAGCTGGGATTCCAGTTCCTCGCGAGGGTCCTCGGCTTCGTCATCGTCCTCGTCGGGTTCTGGCAGGTCGGCAGCTTCGAGGTCGCTCTCGATGTCATCGAGGGACGACTCAACGTCGTCGAGGTCGGCCTCTGTCGCTGCGGCCTCAAGGCTCTCGCTGGCCTCTGTGAGACGCGATTCCAGTTCTTCGGCGGTCACGTCGATCTCGTCTGCTGCCTCGGCGTCGTCCGACGCGTCGGCATCGTCGTCCCCGTTGCTCATGTCCAAGACTGTGTCGGAGCGGGCCAAGAGCGTTTTCCTTTCGAGGCGGGCCCCGAACTGTCGTAGTGCTGTCGTCCGCTGGGCCAACGAGCAAAGAATATGTGTCGGGAGTTGCAGTGCCATGGGTAGCGAGCATGACTGACGCGACACCACCGGATGACGGACAAAACCCGACTACACCGGAGGAACCGGAAACCGCTGGCTTCGTCGAGTACGGCATCGACGACAAGCCGCCACGAAAGCAAGCGATACTGCTCGGCGTCCAGCACTACCTGACGATGATTGGCGCGTCCGTGGCGATCCCGCTCGGGCTCGCAGGCGCGATGGGGATGTTCGAGGCCGCGCCCAATCAGGTCGGTCGTCTCATCGGGACGTTTTTCGTCGTCTCCGGTATCGCGACGCTCGCCCAGACGACGCTCGGCAACAGATACCCGATCGTTCAGGGCGGGACGTTCTCGATGCTCGCACCCGGGCTAGCCATCATCGGCGTGCTGGCCCAGCAGGGCGCGAACTGGCAGACCATGCTCGTCGAACTACAGGGGGCCGTCATCGTCGCCGGGCTCGTCGAGATTGTGATCGGCTATAGCGGTCTCATGGGGAAGCTGAAGCGGTACGTCGGCCCGGTCGTCATCGCGCCGGTCATCGCGCTCATCGGACTGGCGCTTTTCAACGTCCCACAGATATCGAACCCGAACTTCGGCAGCCCCGGGACCGGCCAGAACTGGTGGCTGCTCGGGCTGACAATGCTCTCGATTGTCGCGTGTTCGCAGTACCTCGACCGACGCCACCGCGCGTTCAAGCTGTTCCCCGTGCTCCTCGGAATCCTGTTCGCGTGGACCGTCGCGGCCATCCTCTCAGTGACAGGCGTCTTCGCCGCGGGCTCGGTCAGCTACGTTTCGCTCGGGTCGGTCGCGAGCGCACCGCTGGTCCAGCCCGTCTACCCGTTCCAGTGGGGGCTTCCGCAGTTCACGCCGGGGTTCATCGTCGGGATGTTCGCCGGGATGCTCGCCTCCGTCGTCGAGAGCTTCGGCGACTACCACTCCGTGGCTCGCATCGCCGGTCGCGGCGCACCGAACAGTCATCGAATCAACGACGGCATCGGGATGGAAGGGGTTGGCAACGTGTTCGCCGGCATCATGGGAACCGGCAACGGCTGTACCTCCTACACTGAGAACGTCGGTGCAATCGCTATCACCGGCGTCGCCTCCCGCTACGTCGTCCAGATCGGTGCCGCCGTGATGATTCTGGTCGGCTACTTCGGCCCGGCGGGTCAGTTGTTCGCGACTATCCCCTCGCCCATCATCGGTGGCCTCTACATGGTCATGTTCGGACAGATCGCCGCCGTCGGTCTCTCACAGCTCAAATACGTCGACCTCGACGCCAACCGAAACGTCTTCATCGTCGGCTTCGCGCTCTTTGCCGGCCTCGCAGTGCCGGAGTACATGAGCCAGCTTGGGCAGGGAATGGAAGTCGGCGGTTCGACAGCCCTCCAGCAGGGCCTCGGAGCCGTCCCGGTCCTCGGGGGCGTCCTCGGGACCGACGTCGTCGCCACCACGCTGTTCGTCATGGGCGGTACCGGAATGGTCGTCGGCGGCATCGTCGCCTTCGTCCTCGACAACACTGTGCCGGGGACCCGCGAAGAGCGCGGTCTCGCGGCTTGGGCCGCGCTCACGGAGGACGACAGCGAGTACGTCTCGTCGCTGGACCGCATCCGCGGACGCGGCGGTGACCGGCCGCCTGCACCGAGTGACGACTGACCGTGGACGACGACAACAGTGGCACGGTTGCAGACCACGGGTCGCCTGTCAGTACCGAGCGGTACGCCGGCAGCCTCCGAACTGGCGGCACTGTCGTCCTCGGTGCCGACCGGCTTGTAGTCGACCGCGGCGACAGTCCGGTGGTAATCGACCTCGACGACGTAGTCGAGGTCAGTCTGCAGGACATCGACTGGTTTCTTGCAGTGATGAGCGCTGCACTGGTCGGGTTCGGTCTGCTATCACTCGATCAGTCTATCCCCCTCGGCGGAGCCTTCGTTGTCGCCGGTGCCGTCAGCCTCGCGCTCACGTACCGCAAGCGGAACGCACTCAGGATACAGGTCGCTGGCCGGACTGACCCGCTCAAGTGTTTCCCCGCGGACCCACAGTCGCTCCTTGCCGAACTGGAAGCAGCGCTGGCCGACTGACCGGAAACCGCCTACACTTACGCCGGTCCCGGTCGCAGTCGGTCGTATGCCCGCAGACAGCGTCCAGTCGCTCATCGATCAGTTGCACGAAGAGGCCGAGATGGACCGACCGAACGACCTGACGCCCGATGTCGGTATCATCATGGGGTCGGATTCGGACCTGCCGACGATGGCCGGTGGACAGGGCAAGCGGCCCGGGGCGTACGCGGCGCTCGCCGATGAACTCGGCTTCGAGGAACAGACCGACTACACGGACGCGCCCGAGAGCCGCTTCACGTTCGAGACGTTTGTCTGCTCGGCCCATCGGACCCCCGACCTGATGTACGCGTACGCTGAGACGGCCGAAGACCGCGGCATCGACGTGATTATTGCCGGCGCTGGCGGGAAATCTGCGGACCTGCCCAACATGACAGCCAGCATCGCCTATCCGCTGCCGGTCATCGGCGTTCCTGTTCAGGAGAAGTCCGTCGACTCGGTCATCGGGATGCCACAGGGCGCGCCGCTCACCGCAGTCGATGCAGGGAAGTCTTTCAACGCCGCTCTCTCAGCAGCACAGATTCTCGCACGGCAGTACGACGAACTCCATGGCCGCCTTGTCTCGTATCACGAGGGCCTCCAGACCGACGTCGGCGAGGTGTCGCGCGACCTTCACGAGCTCGGGACACCCGGATTCAAACGCGAGTACTGGGACGAGTGAGCAGCGAGGCGCGTCACACTCTAGAAGGCGCGGCGGATACAGGTCACTTTTCCTCTGAGACCGCGTCGGCTCTTAAAGACCCACAGGGCCGAAAAACCGAACAATGAACCCTTATATGCGAGTACTTCTAACCGGCAGACGATAGGAGATACCGGAATGAGTAATCCATGGATCGCCATCGGCGCGCTCGCGGTCGTGGCACTAGCCATCCCACTGACGATGATGGCAGTTTCGAGCCTCTTGCGGCCTAGCGTGCCGGAACAAGGCAAACGCACCACCTACGAGTCCGGTGAAGTGCCGACTGGCAGCAGTCGACAGATCAAGTTTAATATCCAGTACTACATGGTCGCGCTGCTGTTCGTCGTCTTCGACATCGAGACCGTCTTCATCTTCCCGTGGACGGTCATCTACAGCGATGCCGTCGCTGAAGTCGGGATGCCAACGGCACTGCTACCGATGGTCGTATTCATCGGGATTCTCGCCATCGGACTCGGTTGGGCCTGGCGTAACGGCGCAGTTCAGTGGGTGCGCAGTCCGCGCGCCACGAAGGGGGCAGACACATATGAGTAGTGACCAGACACCACCGGCCGTCGAAGACGTATCGACACAGGAGGCCCGCATGGGTGACGGGGCCGACGACCGCTTCAACTCGACGCTACGCGAGGCGTTCGGGTCGACGCCGTTCATCCTGACCAAGTTCGACAAGTTCATGAACTGGGTCCGGGGCTCCTCGATGTTCATGCTGCAGTTCGGAATCGCCTGCTGCAGCATCGAGATGATCCACACCTACGCGATCAAGCACGACCTCGACCGCTTCGGGTCAGGGGTGCCACGCGCGTCTCCACGGCAGGCGGACGTCATCATCGTTCCGGGCACCATCGTCTCGAAGTTCGCGCCGCGGATGAAACGCGTCTACGACCAGATGCCCGAGCCGAAGTTCGTCGTCTCGATGGGATCCTGTACCATCTCCGGCGGCCCGTTCCAAGAAGGGTACAACGTCATCAAGGGCGCGGAGGAGGTCATCCCGGTCGACATCCACGTCCCGGGCTGTCCGCCACGCCCCGAGGCACTCATCTACGGCGTCGCCAAGCTCCAAGAGCGCATCGCCGAGGGCGAGTCCTCGCCGGTGACAGTCAAACCCTACGAACTGGAGCAGTTCGGCGACCTCGAACAGGACGAGCTCGTGGACAAACTCGCCAGCGAAATCGACGAGGAGGATCTCGTCATGCGGTACAACTGGAACGACTCCCCATAACCTGCCATGAGTTTAGAAAAACCATCACGCGATACGGCTCTCGACGTCGGCGTTACGGAGGATGGCCTCGATTACGACGCGCTCGCGGACCTTCTCGGAGGCCATGTCCTCGACCGCGAACAGCACCTCAACGCCGAGGGGTTCGTCATCCGTCCCGACGAGGTTCAGGAAGTCCTCTCGACGCTGAAAGAGGAGGCTGGGTTCGACCACTGCGCCTGTGTCACGGCACAGGAGTACGACGACCGGTACGAATCAATCTACCATCTACGGAAGTACAACGACCCGACACAGGAGCTGTCGATTGTCGTCCCGTCGCCGAAAGACGACCCGCACAACGAGTCGGCCGCTCGCGTTTACGATACCGCTGACTGGCACGAGCGGGAAGCCTACGACTTGGTCGGCATCGACTACGACGACCACCCGGACCTGCGTCGCATCCTCTTGCCCGAGACGTGGCAGGGCCATCCGCTGAGCAAGGACTACAACCAAGACCAGCCACAGATCGTCTCGCTGCGCGAGCACGCGAACCCGCTTGAGGACGACAAGCGAAGCGAGGACGACCCGGACACGATGTTCGTCAACATCGGTCCCCACCACCCGGCAACCCACGGCGTGCTCCACGTCGAAACGGTGCTTGATGGCGAGCAGATCGCCGACCTCGAGCCCGATATCGGGTACCTGCACCGCTGTGAGGAGCAGATGTGCCAGCAGGGCACCTACCGCCACCAGATCATGCCGTACCCCGACCGGTGGGACTACATTTCCGCTGGTATCCTCAACGAGTGGGCGTACGCGCGCGCTGCCGAGGACCTCGCGGATATCGAGGTCCCAGAGTACGCACAGGTCATCCGGACGATGTCCGCGGAGATGTGCCGGATCGCCTCACACGAGCTCGCGCTGGCGACGTTCGCGCTGGACGTGTTCGGCGACTTCACCGCCGTCTTCCAGTACGGCATCCGCGACCGCGAGATCGTTCAGAACCTGCTTGAAGACCTGACCGGCCAGCGGCTGATGTTCAACTACCTCCGACTGGGTGGCGTTGCTTGGGACCTGCCCGAACCCCGCGAGGAGTACTTCGAGAAGATCCGCGACTTCCTCGACGACCTCCCGCACAAGCTCGAGGAGATCCACGATCTCGTTACTGGCAACGAGATCTTCCAGATGCGGTGTGTCGACACCGGTGTCCTCTCGAAAGAACAGGTCAAGCAGTACGGTGCAACCGGTCCCGTGGCACGCGGTTCGGGCGTCGACTACGATATCCGGCGCGACGATCCGTACGGCTACTACGACGAACTCGACTGGAACGTCGTCACCGAACAGGGCGGCGACAACTTCAGTCGCGTCCTCGTCCGCCTCCGCGAAGTCGAGGAATCGGCCCGCATCATCGAACAGTGTGTCGACCTGCTGGAGCAGTGGCCGGAAGACGACCGCGAGATTCAGGCCAACGTCCCGCGGACGCTTCGGCCGGACCCCGACAAGGAGATCTACCGCTCCGTCGAGGGCGCGAAGGGCGAACTCGGTATCTACATCCGCTCGGATGGGACGGACAAGCCGGCACGGTTCAAGATCCGCAGCCCGTGCTTCTCGAACCTGCAGACGCTGCCGGAGATGTCTCAAGGCGAGTACATCCCTGACATGATCGCTTCGCTCGGGAGCCTCGACATCGTCCTCGGGGAGGTGGACCGGTAATGCAGTCGGCGCCGTTGCCCGAGACACTCGCGAACCTGCTTGGACTCGACCCCAACAGCACGGCCGTGATGATCGTCATGAGTCTCATCGGCGCGGGGCTCATCGGGACGCTCATGATGACGAACACGGCGCTTGCCGGCCCGTGGGCAAAGCGGAAGATCACCGCTGCGTTCACTGACCGCATCGCCGTCGACCGGATCGGCCCGTACGGGCTGTTCATTATCGTGGCTGACGCCGTTCGCCTGCTGTCGAAGGAACTCATCGTTCCCGAGGGCGTCGACCGACCGGCATGGGACCTCGCACCGCTCATTATTGCGAGCACCGCACTGCTTGGCTTTGCCGTGATCCCGATGGGGAACGGCATCCAGCTCGCCGATCCCGAGGTCGGTCTGGCATACGTGTTTGCGACAGCCTCCATGGCTTCCGTCGGTCTCGTGATGGCCGGGTACGCGTCGAACAACAAGTACTCGTTCCTCGGCGGCCTGCGTGCGGTCGCACAGAACCTCGCCTACGAGATTCCGCTCATCCTGACGGGCGCGTCGGTGGTCATCTTCGCCGGCTCGCTCCAGATGAGCGAGATCGTCGCGGCCCAGCAGCAGTCCCTCATCGGCCCGCTGCCGTCGTGGTATGCCTTCGTGAACCCGTTCGCGTTCGTCCTCTTTATGATCGCGAATCTCGCGGAGGTCGGCCGGAACCCGTTCGATATTCCGGAAGCGCCAACTGAGATTGTCGCTGGGTACCAGACCGAGTACTCCTCGGTGTACTTCGTCCTCGTCTATCTCGGGGAGTTCATTCACATCTTCCTCGGCGGGGCGATCATCGCCACGATCTTCCTCGGTGGGCCGGCCGGTCCGGTCCTCCCGGGCATCGTCTGGTTCCTCATCAAGATCTGGGGCGTCTTCCTGTTCACGCAGTGGGCCCGTTCTGCGGTGCCCCGCGTCCGGATCGACCAGCTTATCGAGATCGGCTGGAAGGGAATGCTGGTGCTGTCGCTGGCGAACCTACTGCTGACCGCGGTTATCGTCGGGGTGACCGTCTGATGACGGTCACGCGAACCGACCCACGAGCGACCGGAGGTGACCTGTCATGATCGGAATCCTGAAATCAATGGCGACGACGATGAAACACGCCCTCGACGGGGAGACGTTCACGGTGGAGTACCCGGACGTCGCTCCCGAGGTGAGCCCCCGCTTCCGTGGCGTCCACAAGTGGAGCCAAGAGCGGTGTATCTGGTGTCGGCAGTGTGAGAACGTCTGCCCGAACAACACGATCCAGATCGTGATGGACGAGCAGCGCAACGGCGAGCAGTACAACCTCCACATCGGCCAGTGTATCTACTGCCGGCTGTGTGAGGAAGTCTGTCCGACCGACGCCATCCTGCTGACCCAGAACTTCGAGTTCACCGCGGACACGAAAGACGAGTTCGCCTACGACAAGGAACAGCTCAAGAACGTGCCGTGGTACAAGGACATTGACCCGCTTGAGTCACGCGAGCCCGACCGGGGCGCGTGGATCGGCGAGGGCGACGGCGAAGTGGATTACCAGTAACTCTTCTGGACGGCTTTCAACGATTCTCTGCCGGGACAAGCGTCGCGACTGTCCTGTGTTCGTGTTGATGTGACTCGCCGAAATGGCCGCCCGCTCAGTGAGACCTTCCACTCTCCCCCGAAGTAGCGCAACGGTCTCCACCACGAGAACCTCCCCAACCAGTGATAGGTGTTCGCCAACAGGCGGGAGTGGCCCGAAATATGGGGGTCATACCGGAAAACAGTGGCTTAGTGGCGAGACGAAAGAGGAATCTTCAAAGGGACGCCGCAAAGACTCTCCAAGTAAGATGGCACTGGCAGAGTCAATTGCGTTCGCGCTGTTCGCTATGGTAACGGTGAGCAGCGCTGCGGGCGTCGTGTTAGTCCGGGACGTCTGGCACTCGGCGCTGTTACTGGGCGTGTCACTCGTCAGCGTCGCAGTGTTCTACGTCATGAACCAGGCGGCGTTCGTCGCAACCATGCAGATCCTGGTATACGTCGGCGGCGTCCTTGTCCTCATCACCTTCGCGGTGATGCTGACCCGCGAGGACGAGTCGGTGATCGAGGTGACACCATGACTACAAAGCCCGAACTACAGACCGAGGGGAGTTTCGTCGCGGGACTAGCCGCTGTTGCCCTGTTTGTCGTCCTCGGGGCTGTGTTTATGGGTGTCTCGTTTCCCACGCCAGCAGGCTTCGGTGAGGGAGCGGCGATAACCAAGAGCCTCGGCGCGGCAATGTTCGATATCGCCCCGAGCGCGATTATGGACGAGGGTGAGACGGCTGTTCCCGGTGAAGGGTTCCTCGTCGCCTTCGAGGTCATCGACATCGTGCTGGTGGCCGCACTCGTCGGGGCCGTCATGCTCGCCCGACGGGAAGTCGCTGGCGAGTCAGTAACGCTCGGTGTCGAAACCACGGAAGACGACGACATGGCCGTTGCCGCTGACGGTGGTCCGGGAGGTGACGACTCGTGATTCCGGCTGAGACGTATCTCCTCCTGTCGGCGGCGATATTCTGTATCGGCCTGTTCGGCATCCTCACGCGACGGAATGCGCTTATATTCCTGATGTCCGTCGAGCTAATGCTGAACGCTGCGAACATCAACCTCGTCGCGTTCTCGCTGCAACACGGGAACCTCACCGGTCAGGTGTTCAGCCTGTTCACGATGGCACTCGCCGCCGCGGAGGTCGCCATCGGGATCGGTATCATCCTAGTCCTGTACCGCAACTTCTCAGACGTGGACGTGACGAAGGCGACGACGATGAGGTGGTAACAGATGGCTGCATTCACATACGCTCCGGCGATTGTCCTGCTGCCGTTCGTATCGTTCCTCGTCGCGCTGTTTGCCGGCGACCGCATGCCGAAAGGCGGCGCGCTCGCTGGCATCACCGCGACGGGTGGATCGCTCCTGCTGTCAATCTGGGTCGCGCTGACAGTGGCCGGCGGTGAGGTCCACAACGAGATACTGTATCAGTGGACCACGAGCGTCGAGTCACTCCAGCTCAATTTCGGACTCCTGTTGGATCCGCTGTCGGCGCTCATGCTGCTTATCGTCTGTCTCATCTCGTTCCTCGTTCACATCTTCTCGCTGGGTTATATGAACGACGAGGGCGAGACTGGCCTCCCGCGCTATTACGCCGGGCTCGGCCTGTTCACGGCGAGTATGCTCGGGTTCGTCGTCGCCAACAACCTCCTGATGGCGTTCATGTTCTTCGAGCTGGTGGGCCTGTGTTCGTACCTGCTCATCGGCTTCTGGTTCCGCGACGACGGGCCGCCGAGCGCCGCGAAGAAAGCATTCTTGGTCACCCGCTTCGGTGACTACTTCTTCCTCATCGGCGTCGTCGGCATCTTCGCCACCTTCGGGACCGGCCTGTTCGCCCCCATCACACAGGGTGGCGAAGTGGTCGCCGAGAGCTTCCCGATGCTTGCCGAACACGCTATCGTCGACGGTGAGGTTGCGGGCATCGCAATGCTTGAAACGGTCGGCATGGGGCCACAGCAATGGTTTACCGTGCTGGGTCTCCTCGTGCTGGGCGGCGTTGTCGGTAAGTCCGCGCAGTTCCCACTGCATACGTGGCTGCCCGACGCGATGGAAGGTCCGACGCCGGTCTCGGCACTGATTCACGCGGCGACGATGGTCGCAGCCGGTGTGTACCTCGTCGCGCGTATGTACGGTTTCTACGCCCTCTCGCCGACGGCGCTGGCCGTTATCGCCCTCATCGGCGGCTTCACCGCGCTGTTTGCGGCAACGATGGGGCTGGTCAAACAGGAAATCAAGCAGGTGCTCGCGTACTCCACTATCTCCCAGTACGGGTATATGATGCTCGCGCTGGGCTCGGGTGGCTACATCGCCGCGGTCTTCCACCTGACGACCCACGCCGTGTTCAAGGCGCTCCTGTTCCTCGGCGCGGGGTCGGTCATCATCGCCATGCACCACAACGAGAACATGTGGGACATGGGCGGTCTGAAACAGCGGATGCCGGTGACGTACTGGACGTTCCTCGCCGGCTCGCTCGCGCTGGCCGGCATCGTTCCGTTCGCTGGCTTCTGGTCGAAAGACGAGGTGCTGTACGAGGCGCTTATCCACGGCTTCGGCACTGAAGGCGGCCTCGGAACAGCCTACCTCATTGCGTACGCGATGGGGCTATTGGCCGTGTTCTTCACCGGCTTCTACACCTTCCGGATGGTGTATCTGACCTTCCACGGTGACGCGCGCTCGGACACCGCTCGTGATCCCGAACCGGTTCGCTGGAACGTTAA
The Haloarcula sp. CBA1129 genome window above contains:
- a CDS encoding uracil-xanthine permease family protein, whose protein sequence is MTDATPPDDGQNPTTPEEPETAGFVEYGIDDKPPRKQAILLGVQHYLTMIGASVAIPLGLAGAMGMFEAAPNQVGRLIGTFFVVSGIATLAQTTLGNRYPIVQGGTFSMLAPGLAIIGVLAQQGANWQTMLVELQGAVIVAGLVEIVIGYSGLMGKLKRYVGPVVIAPVIALIGLALFNVPQISNPNFGSPGTGQNWWLLGLTMLSIVACSQYLDRRHRAFKLFPVLLGILFAWTVAAILSVTGVFAAGSVSYVSLGSVASAPLVQPVYPFQWGLPQFTPGFIVGMFAGMLASVVESFGDYHSVARIAGRGAPNSHRINDGIGMEGVGNVFAGIMGTGNGCTSYTENVGAIAITGVASRYVVQIGAAVMILVGYFGPAGQLFATIPSPIIGGLYMVMFGQIAAVGLSQLKYVDLDANRNVFIVGFALFAGLAVPEYMSQLGQGMEVGGSTALQQGLGAVPVLGGVLGTDVVATTLFVMGGTGMVVGGIVAFVLDNTVPGTREERGLAAWAALTEDDSEYVSSLDRIRGRGGDRPPAPSDD
- a CDS encoding AIR carboxylase family protein, which codes for MPADSVQSLIDQLHEEAEMDRPNDLTPDVGIIMGSDSDLPTMAGGQGKRPGAYAALADELGFEEQTDYTDAPESRFTFETFVCSAHRTPDLMYAYAETAEDRGIDVIIAGAGGKSADLPNMTASIAYPLPVIGVPVQEKSVDSVIGMPQGAPLTAVDAGKSFNAALSAAQILARQYDELHGRLVSYHEGLQTDVGEVSRDLHELGTPGFKREYWDE
- a CDS encoding phospholipase D-like domain-containing protein, with product MRSLAPFVCCLLVLVAIGPYIATGQATSAPTTASTPAEPSIHAVYPDPIAGGDEGEFVVLDVPAGAEPGNYAITDGDGTAAVPNTTARGRVVLSTAPNRTRKLTDWPVVSLDGHLALANSGERIRLQRANQTVDAVRYRDAVEGELGVVNGSVIRWRPLGVTDRPVVRAAGGEVRAFALPDSPAAPIRPIQNATERVYLAGYTLSSARVADALIAAQRRGATVRVLLEGEPVGSRTAAEASTLDRLAEAGVSVQVLTGPRARYRYHHAKYAVADQQAVVLTENWKPAGTGGNSSRGWGVVTAQPRVVNGLNQTFQSDTGWQDSERWREYREGRRFERAEPATGTYPTEFRAESVSVQRTDLLITPDNAQGNLVATIDGADDSIDVIQPTVGDWESPLLRALRRAASRGVEVRLLLSDAWYVREENTQTAQRFQEWADRNDAPLTAKVSTPDGRYEKIHAKGAVIDDERVVVGSLNWNEQAATSNREVLLVLHGSDAADYFGAVFDADWAAGGFDTPVGVVVALFGLLVVAGLAARRVSFGG
- a CDS encoding NADH-quinone oxidoreductase subunit A; its protein translation is MSNPWIAIGALAVVALAIPLTMMAVSSLLRPSVPEQGKRTTYESGEVPTGSSRQIKFNIQYYMVALLFVVFDIETVFIFPWTVIYSDAVAEVGMPTALLPMVVFIGILAIGLGWAWRNGAVQWVRSPRATKGADTYE
- a CDS encoding HEAT repeat domain-containing protein, coding for MSNGDDDADASDDAEAADEIDVTAEELESRLTEASESLEAAATEADLDDVESSLDDIESDLEAADLPEPDEDDDEAEDPREELESQLSDLREDLDAQRGPYAEDVVATVSDAEDTVTDSEWTDDGEGEAQEAVETFLDESAEFVSHDADTGGDFVAAGDALGTVADAIESENLDPDEDTETIQGLLEAAEALETGLDEAEVWDDLTVQEQLDARDFYDVLTNENRKDFPPEWNAAKLHAEAGNFEQVLFAYDKLGSEFFDGYIVDLLYNLGSDAEPAFDAMHQKAQKREKGPIEVLGKIGDERATETLHDYIDGDGDPALQKVTLRALGAIGSSESVQPVANRLDADSEEVRSVAARTLGLLGDTRAIEPLGGILKSDDSDSVRASAAWALRQIGTEAALDEAARYTDDRAYLVQAEAEKAASA